In the Thalassoglobus sp. JC818 genome, one interval contains:
- a CDS encoding ATPase, T2SS/T4P/T4SS family: MAQRKLGQILVDLGYLNEDQLWDVLEEQKQSPGEVIGQVAKRMGLVTEDQITEALAEQFGMPVVALAETTIPPKVLELVPETMASVYKIMPISLQDNVLTVAMADPQNLAALDDLRNFLGYDVRGAVSSLNEVEESIARHYASQEDDMENLMDQLEDLEVGNKSLQVQQGAYDISGEDEVTSSHPIRKLLNMVMLLAIKDQASDIHFEPFEDEFKIRVRADGVLYEMVPPPRHLAAAIVSRIKVMANLDIAERRLPQDGRIELNVGGNPVDLRVSVLPTMFGEAVVMRVLDRTVVQLDLAKIGMDPLTLSRFREMIFRPNGIVLVTGPTGSGKTTTLYSALNELNDIETKLITTEDPIEYDIDGLIQVPINSDIDVTFAAALRAILRHDPDKILVGEIRDFETAEIAVQSALTGHLVFSTLHTNDAPSAITRLRDMGVPPFLITATVESILAQRLVRKICVECRTEFEPSDELLMELQLPIEQARKYKFYYGKGCPRCNNAGYKGRTGLYELMEVNDDIRDMISSNSSVDEMRNLARSHGMTTLREAGLKLIFDGVTTIDEVVRETVMEDIE; this comes from the coding sequence ATGGCACAGCGCAAACTCGGACAAATTCTGGTCGACCTCGGCTACCTCAACGAAGATCAGCTTTGGGATGTGCTTGAAGAACAGAAGCAGTCTCCTGGGGAAGTGATTGGCCAGGTTGCCAAACGTATGGGGCTGGTCACTGAAGATCAGATTACCGAAGCGCTGGCTGAACAGTTTGGAATGCCGGTTGTTGCACTTGCTGAAACAACGATTCCGCCGAAAGTGCTTGAGCTCGTCCCGGAGACAATGGCGAGCGTTTACAAAATCATGCCGATCTCGCTTCAGGACAATGTCCTGACAGTGGCGATGGCCGATCCTCAGAATCTCGCAGCGCTCGACGATCTGCGAAACTTTCTGGGATACGATGTGCGTGGGGCTGTGTCGTCGTTGAATGAAGTCGAAGAGTCGATTGCTCGACACTACGCTTCGCAAGAAGACGACATGGAAAACCTGATGGACCAGCTCGAAGATCTGGAAGTCGGGAACAAATCGCTCCAGGTTCAACAAGGCGCTTACGACATCAGTGGAGAGGACGAAGTCACCAGTTCTCACCCGATTCGAAAGCTGCTCAACATGGTGATGTTGCTGGCGATCAAAGATCAGGCCAGCGATATTCACTTTGAGCCATTCGAAGATGAGTTCAAGATCCGAGTTCGCGCGGATGGTGTTCTCTACGAAATGGTTCCTCCACCTCGTCACCTCGCGGCAGCAATTGTCAGTCGTATCAAGGTGATGGCGAACCTCGACATCGCAGAACGGCGTCTGCCTCAGGATGGTCGTATCGAGTTGAATGTCGGGGGGAATCCCGTCGACCTTCGCGTCAGTGTGCTTCCGACCATGTTCGGCGAAGCGGTCGTTATGCGAGTTTTGGACCGGACGGTGGTTCAGCTCGATCTCGCCAAGATCGGAATGGACCCGCTCACGCTTTCGCGTTTCCGCGAGATGATCTTCCGTCCCAACGGAATTGTGCTCGTGACGGGGCCGACGGGTTCGGGAAAAACGACAACGCTCTACTCAGCTTTGAATGAGCTGAACGACATCGAAACAAAACTGATCACGACAGAAGACCCGATCGAATACGACATCGACGGGTTGATTCAGGTCCCGATCAATTCCGACATCGACGTGACATTCGCTGCGGCTCTGCGAGCGATTCTGCGGCACGACCCGGACAAGATTCTCGTTGGAGAAATTCGAGACTTTGAGACCGCTGAAATCGCGGTTCAAAGTGCTTTGACCGGTCACCTTGTGTTCTCCACGCTGCACACCAACGACGCCCCGTCGGCGATTACTCGTCTTCGTGATATGGGTGTTCCGCCGTTCCTGATCACAGCCACGGTCGAATCCATTCTTGCCCAGCGGCTCGTGAGAAAAATCTGCGTTGAGTGCCGGACTGAGTTTGAACCGAGTGACGAGCTCCTGATGGAGTTGCAACTGCCGATCGAACAGGCGCGGAAGTACAAGTTCTACTACGGAAAAGGTTGCCCGCGCTGTAACAACGCTGGCTATAAGGGACGAACCGGACTGTACGAGCTCATGGAAGTCAACGACGACATCCGCGACATGATCTCGTCGAACTCGTCTGTCGACGAAATGCGAAATCTTGCTCGCAGCCACGGGATGACCACGCTTCGCGAAGCTGGTCTCAAGCTGATTTTCGATGGTGTCACAACCATCGACGAAGTGGTTCGCGAAACCGTGATGGAAGACATCGAGTAA